Within Lolium rigidum isolate FL_2022 chromosome 5, APGP_CSIRO_Lrig_0.1, whole genome shotgun sequence, the genomic segment AGACATGCCAATGAAATATCAAGCCCTTGATTCCAACAAGGCTCAGAGAAAGTGGAAGTAGAATATCTGAGGTATGAACCGCTGTTCATCCAAGGCACTCGATAGCTTGATGGTAGTTGCCATTGCTAGAATGTAAAAATTAGAACACATTCGACTTAAACTACTTTACCTGAGCTATTGTTTGGCATAGAAGAACTGTTCCAGCATGTACCGGTTAATACTGGCAGACAATATATGTACCTTCATACAGAAAATACAACACAATTTTCCTTCAACTCGCTGTCATTGCTTACGACAAATACACAAGATTGCCTTTCCAGTGGTCACAGCACTGAGACTGTCTTTCCAATGGTTATTCGATGGACCTGCTTTAAATGTGCACGGATGGACACATACGTAGGTATAGGCTTTTAGCTATTCTCTGTACATCCTGTTTTATTTCATAAGGGGCAATGTAATGTAACCAAGGTTGCCAGTCACCTGCTAGTGTAAGCGTGTAACCTTGTACACTATTTGAATCTGGTATATCACCCATTGCAAAGTTTTGAGCATAAAACGGTGCTGCAATCTTTTCACGGTGATAAGTTAACAAGCATTTGTTACCAAAGTTCTGTTTTCTTCGACTTCACTGCCTTTGCTACAGGTGTTCTGGCAATAGTTAGTGTTTTTGTCAGTGGTTATGGAAGAGGTTCTCAAAAAGGGGACTCCGGTTGATAGTTTCTACTTTAGAGTGCTGGCAAGAACTAGAGTATGCTATTGCTATATACACATTCAAACCATCTCAATCAGTGCTTGCATTTTAAAACAACGCTGCACACAACGATAGATGCGGTAGTGGACAATTGGCATCAAAGGTAACGTGGTGTGGTGTCCAGACATAGCTGGAAATCAAAAGGGAACAAATTTCGGAAGCCATCCACTGTGCAGTTCTATAGAAATCTCACatcccttgtgaatttcactctgTGCTGTCAAAAGTTGTAACTCAACATGAATTGTTCACTTCAACAAAGAATTTGCTTGCAAGTCTCCTTTCTGAAATTATCTGAATTGAAGTTCAAGAATCTGCCATTGCTCGAACGAAAACAGCAAACTTGGCCACTCACAATTTCCTCCAACTACTGTACCTGATGTATTGTTTGGCATAGCAATTCCAGCTTGTACCAGTTAATCCTGGCAATCCATATTTGTACCCTCATACAGAAAATACGAGACAATTTTCCTTCAAACCTGCTGCCATTGCTCACGAGAAATACTCAAGATTACCAGATAGTGACTAGTTAAAAGGTTAGACCTGAGCAGGTACATAACTAACAAATTACAGTTCTGCACTAGTGTTGTCATGTCTTTTCAAGAACTAAAACAAGAACTTGAAACCATGATAGCTACACGAGGAACATACATACATAGTACTGAAACTACTAAGAAGAGGATGATAAACGATGAACATGCCATTGCAAAAGGATTCAAACTCATCGATCCCATCATCATGCCTAAGTGCCTAACACACTCGGCTTCTCTTGTGAGGACCAACATTCATGGTAGTCGATTCTTCATGTGCTATCTTGAACCTATTCCGCATTTCAACCAAGAGAGACGGGTAGTTCTGCATCAAACGGAAGTACTCAGCAGATGTCGCAACTAACTTGAAATGTTCACCATTAGCTAGAAAATCAAAGCACTCAGTTTTGAGTTTGAGACAGCCATGGTCCTCTGCCAGCTCCAACATAGAGACAACATTGTCAATCATGATACCAGTGCCACATAGCCTGTCCTCACAAATCTTCTTTAGCTCCTCTACCCCATACCTATCAGCAGCAACAAGCAGATGCTGGCATTGAGCCATGGTGGAAGAAACATCATCTGTGTCAGCATTGGACAGTGAACCATGGTACATGTAATGGAGCATAGATCTGAAGGTAGAAGCCTCCATGTCTTGGATGGTGATAGAAGTCATTATGCTTTCAGCCATCGGGCAACAGAGCTCCGCTTTAAAGACGGGCGATCGGGCCGCAAGCACCAGGCGATGTGCACTGAAGCTCTCCCCGCCAACATCGAAGGAAACATCTGTAAGATCTTGATTATCCAACATCATGGCCAGCTCATGACCTAAATCCAGGAGCTGCTCCTCTACCGATGAAGCTGGAGTTCCCATGCTGGTCGGTTTTTCATGTGGTATCTTGAACCTGTTCTGCGCTTCAACCATCAGAGTCGGAAATGTCTGCATCAGTCGGAGGTACTCACCAGATGTCGCAACCATCTTGAAATTGTCACCATCGGCGAGGAAATCAAAGCACCTAGCCTTGAGTTTGTAGCACACATGGTCCTCTGCAAGCTCCAACAACGAGACCACACTGTCTATTGTGATACAGTTGGCACATAGCTTGTCCTCACAATTCTTCTTTAGCCTCTCTAACCCATACCTATCAGCAGCTACAAGTAGATGCTGGTATTCTGCTAGAGTGGAGGAAACATCTGCATTGCTAGCATCGGGCAATGAACCATGATACATGTAACGGAGCATAGATCTGAAGGTAGACGCCTCCATGTCTTGGATGGTGATAGATGTCATCTTGCTTTCAGCCATCGGGCCATAGAGCTCTGCTTTAAAGACGGGCGATCGGGCCGCGAGCACCAGGCGATGTGCACTGATGCTCTCCCCGCCAACATCGAAGGTAACATCTGTAAGATCTTGTTTATCCAACATCATGAACAGATCATGGCCTACATCCAGGATTGATGAAGCTGGAGGTGTCCAGTCGATGTCCACGGAGCACAACACCACGACGTAGTTGTCCACCACACAGTTAGCCATGACAGCGCTCGTCCATGCTACCAGACTGTAACGGCCAACCAAATAACCAGAGCAAGAGGTCTTTTGGATTTTCCCTGTCCCCACCGAAGACGCAGGCGAGCCTGTCTTATCGAGCAAAACCATGTGGGTGGACACCTTGGAAGCGGCTTCCAGAGCGGGAT encodes:
- the LOC124656729 gene encoding BTB/POZ and MATH domain-containing protein 3-like; translation: MAEDVSSDCEIVPTGDGRTFHFRVRLSSLRPGHHLRSRTVDLAGCSCAVGCFPRGSSPSILFLLGVHSNPALEAASKVSTHMVLLDKTGSPASSVGTGKIQKTSCSAWTSAVMANCVVDNYVVVLCSVDIDWTPPASSILDVGHDLFMMLDKQDLTDVTFDVGGESISAHRLVLAARSPVFKAELYGPMAESKMTSITIQDMEASTFRSMLRYMYHGSLPDASNADVSSTLAEYQHLLVAADRYGLERLKKNCEDKLCANCITIDSVVSLLELAEDHVCYKLKARCFDFLADGDNFKMVATSGEYLRLMQTFPTLMVEAQNRFKIPHEKPTSMGTPASSVEEQLLDLGHELAMMLDNQDLTDVSFDVGGESFSAHRLVLAARSPVFKAELCCPMAESIMTSITIQDMEASTFRSMLHYMYHGSLSNADTDDVSSTMAQCQHLLVAADRYGVEELKKICEDRLCGTGIMIDNVVSMLELAEDHGCLKLKTECFDFLANGEHFKLVATSAEYFRLMQNYPSLLVEMRNRFKIAHEESTTMNVGPHKRSRVC